The nucleotide sequence TCATTGACCTCAACATATCAATTTTCATGCTCGTTTTTCACTGAGATGAACATTGCTTGACGATGTAAAATACTTATTCAAAGAACCATTCGGTGGTTGAATTTTcagatttctttctttcttttttctccttttttcagcACCCGATAATTGCTTCTTCTTAGGCAGCATGGCAGTCTAGAGTCTGTTTGGTTCGAAGCCCCAGCGTGCCAAGCCAAATAATTGGCGTTGACCAAGTGCTCCAGCGGTGTTTGGATCGAAGCCCATATTTTGGCATGCCAACGCTGCCCTCGGCTCTCTAGTTCAATTTCTTGCCAACGCGACGGCAGAACGCGGGCGCAGAAAAGCAATGCCAATTTTTTGGCTCGCCCGTGCGTTGGCAGGGCCAACCTGGGCAAAAACCAAACAGACCCCTAATGTCCTAAAATCATGAAGAAAAAAGAGGATACAAAGAATTAGGAATGTATACATCGAATGATTGGAACCCTGGACATGTACATAGAATGACAAAAAATTGAAAGATTGAATTAGAAATTAtacataaaaaaaattaaaacttcAAAACTTGGTGCATACTGAAATTGGAGGTTGGATCATGACTGGATAGTTGAATACGTACATACTACATGAATAATAAAATAAACTACTGAAATTGTAAATTAGGGTTTGGGGGATGAATCAGGCCACATGGATGGACAGTTCAAACGTACGGACTACCATGGTGCCCTCACGGTCCGCGACGGGATCACGGGAGAGCTTCGTCGCAGACTTGCAGTTGTCCAAGTAGCGGTCTAGCGGACACGGACTTGTCGGAATCCGGATGTATATGTATTGCTGCGGACTGCCTTGCCGGATGCCTGGTGGCGGGGCTGCCGGACTGCTGTACGGGTGCGGCGCACGCGGCGTTGACAACCAGCGGCGGCCAAGGCGACTCAggcgagggcgaggcagcgaggcgCCGGGCGAGTAGGCCGACGGTTCACGGTCGACGAACCGACGAGAGAACGAAAAGGAGCAGCCGTGCGGGGCATCTGGAGTGAGTCATGCGCGTGACGCTTCGCATCTAATCGATCGCTATtaaagcatctccagccgttggcctttCGGAAGGagctaaaaatcgccccctggagACGCACAGGCGCAAACAGTATGCTGGGAGCGTGATGCCCCCTAGTCGCGACGCGCACGTTATTTTTAAAATTAAATTTTGGCACAAATACGTCGCAAATTCAATTAAACTTCGGCGAGttcatacatatttaaaatattttatgaaaaaagaaaaaaaaatgctactaggcccgccgtctccctcgccgctcctcaccgcccgccgcccttgcagttctacatgccgaggaggctgtagaaccgcgtgtcgtcaccgctgccgccgccgccgccgtcgtcatcgtcgcctCCTCCGagggccgccgtccctgctgcaaccctccccaggttggcgcggcgggtcggacggtccgggggcgtcctcgtcgtcctcgctgtcgaggatcaccacgccattctcgtcctcgcgcccacgcttgcgggcggctatctcctccagggcccggcgctgtcggaccatctcgtcgcggaggtagtcgtcccgtgCCCACTGTAGGGCaccctcgtcggagaagccgcgccggccagaggcgggggtggagtcgtcgatgcggacgccggagctgcgggtgcacgctctgacaggcgtgtcctggggctccggcttgacggggcggaggcagggggagccggacgaggaggaggacgccccggggTCCATGCGCCTCGATGTCCACGAGCACCCACGTTGCCGCCCTCGATTTACTCGAGGACGGCCTTCAgagtgcggccgggcacgccccaccatcggcgccgCCCTTCGGAGTTGAGCcttccggagggcacgacgccgttggtggcctcgagttgctcggcgtggcggcgacggaagtagggctcccagagcgggctgttgGGGACGTATCGTGCAccttccctcgccgcccgcggtAGGGAGGCACGGATACGCGCGAtatccgcacgccgcgccgccctGGTGGGCGGTAGTGGCACCGGGACCCGTCGGCGCTGATTCTCCATGACCcaggcacccgcatgtccggcgggaccgggtactcggcggGACCGGGAGGTGGCGGCTGCCGAAGCCGTTTGCCGCCgtgccgtcgcctgggaagcgctcgggcATGCTTTCAACTAGAGATGGCGataggagagggaggaaagggggagaaatgACGCGTCGGCGGTGGAGACTCTGTGTGTGTCACCGGCGCGCCGggggtcggcttatataggcggaggcgccgcaCGTACGCGTGGCCACCgcgtgtacgcgtggcgggcgagggacgcgcgttGTCCGGTCTTCATTGCGTCGCCCATGAGGCTTCAATGGAGGAggttgaccggcgcggcagcgcgcggcagttttggcattgattcgccgtgggaaacgaggcgatgaggacgacgaagcggcgagaagagagacaagtcgctggcaaggagggcccgcggctctttcgcgccaaaaacaattcgcccggcgcccccgagcgcccccagcgcgccgagttcggactgggtccgccggcgccaatttcggcttGAGCCGGCGAAAAATGGacccttgggggcgcgactgggcgatttttcggcgccggcggccgaaaaaCCGCCTGGGgagccttgttgggggcgcggctggagatgctcttcgCTAGCTATCTGATGGGCCTAGCCCATCTCGtttcttttcttttgtattttttacCTATATTTTGCTGGGCTATTATATATGTACTACATCGTGGGCCCCTCCCCCGCCTGGGCCCTAGGCCGTCGCCCCAGCAGCCATACGTCAGGGCCGGCCCTGTTCTAGATAACGTGCAAACGAGCTTCGAATTTGATGAAACTTCGCATGATGGCTTTCATAGGACCCATATAGGGTGTGGTAAAAATGTGAGAGcgaaaacttgatgcacttcacaCACAACATAATTTTTCGAATGGAACACGCTGCAGCAAAGTATCATAACACTCTGCCggcgaagtattagggtttcgaatGGAAAACTGCCGCTTTTCACACACAACTCGAATTTTCTACATTATTTCAACTTCAAACTTTTTCAAGGTCTTCAAGTCCTGATATCATTTGTAGTGGCGAGTGGCTATCACGGTCTTCAAGTCCTGATATCATGAGGGCGCTTGCATGTGCCCCTTCCACTTAGCACTGTTTTAGTGAAATTTTTAAGCTTTGGTGGGCAGCATACAGTTGAAGGCAAAAGGTGATCGTTTTCTATGTAATTTTATTCTTGGTTGGTTGTTTTGTGTCTTGTTGTCGTTCCTTTATACATGCCACTGTTTTTCTTTAAAATTGTCAAATATATTAGTGTCATTTCTAAATATATCTATACCTAAAAATAAATGGGCTATTGCTTATGGCGGCCCGTCCTAGAATTGCCTATATGGTTTACACAAATTACATCGAGTGCCAACACTAAGTGAAAAACCTTTTTTTTTTCTTAAGTCGCCGGCCGTCACGATGTTTCATATAAATACATCCCCTTAGAAGTAACATGCACTTCTATCCCGTGGCTAGAGCTCGAGTCTTCCACTGCGAAGAGCTGAGTTTGATCCCTACTTCTCCCGCATTTTTTCTCACTTTTCCCTCTGATTTTTGGCATTTTCGTTGGCGTAGGATAGAGCCGCCCTCTCCCAAGCGTGTCTTAGCACATAAACTGCATACTATTGTAATTTAAGCCCATCTACTCTATATTTAACATTCTCTGTTTTTCACAGATACAACTACTTTTTAAAATTCATATCTTCTAAACCTTAACTCTAAATGTAACATGTCACATGTGAGCGCTTAGAAGAATCTGTAGATTTCAAATATTTTATTATCTTGCATGTTAATTATTTTCAAAATTATGTTTAGGATGCATCCTTAATTGATACTTTTCTTTATATGGGTATTTTGAAAATGCCTATTGTATAGGTTTCCCATCCATTTAAATTTACTAGATACGATAGTCTGATGCTCGTACAAAAACTATTATTGGCATCATAGGGTATGTTGATTCCTACCAGCTAACATATGCTAAAGATTACAACAGGCACATAATCGTCCTCTTCATTTCATCCAGCGCACAATAACCAACTCATATATGATGATGTACACTAAACTGCTGATACGAGTTTTATGTAAACTACATACTGCTTTCGTACACTTTCAAAATCGCCCCACAATTATGTTTTTGGGCAACACAACGTACCTTGTTGTTTCTCATACCACATCGTGAAAGAGTTCAAGGGATTTGCTGATatcatcgagtgtgtgtgtgtgagaggtgATTTTTCTTCTcgcgttgcaacgcacgggcatgtttgctataaGAAGTCTATAATGTTCGTTACACGTATCATATAATCTGGCGCCGGTAAGTAGCCATCAAAACATATAACTACAATTAAACTGAAGTATATCTGTCAAACCACCCGGACAATACCATGTGCCTCAGATTGAACGAGATCGGCAACTTGGATGGATAGCAGCAGGCCATGCTCCGTCTGCTTTGCCAAGGGTGGCAGCGAGAAGTGCCCGTACGTGGAGCTCCCGCTGCGGAGCTCCCTCATGGCCACCAGCGCCGCGACGGTGTTCCTTAAAATGCCTTGCTCTGTTGCCGTAGGAGCCATGTCAGTGTCGGTGCAGCACTTCCTCGTCCACCGGTCGCCACTGTTGTCGGAGGCGAACACGACCTCCATGGTCTCCTCACACTCGCGTACGATCCTCGACATGAGCTCTGTCGTGTAGAATGGCTGCTTAAGAACCTCCTCGATGAAGGGCAGCCGGAGCAGCCGCCCCGTACGCTTGTCGTGCTTCTTCAGGATCTTGGCCAGCCCTGCATCGTGTAGCTCTAGATGTTCAATGATCTTAGCCAAGTCATAAGGCCAGTTGGTCGTGTGGAGAAAAGCTACGACCGACCAACACATTGGGCTGAATAGAGACTAGTCTCTGCAGGTCAAAGCGTACAGTTCAAGATACTCTGCTTTTTGTAAGATAAATTAAAGCAGAGCTTGTTGCGTACTCTGTTTTCTGTTTGTGTAAAGCTCTTAATTTCTTCAGATACTACCACGAACTTACAATTTCAAGAACCTCCCGAATTTCTTTTTTGCCAAAGCGTGCCCAAAAATGTTACACTAGAAAAGAGCCTCCATATTGTCATTGCCAGAGGAGATGAAACAAACCTGTGTAGTTGACGGCGCTGTAGTTGAGGAGCAGCACCATCTCCCCGTGCAAATCCACGATCTCCCTCCTCACCTTCCTCATCTGCGCCGCACGCTCCGCCTCCGACGGCTCCTCGCCGGCCACCGCCTTCACCGTCTCCCTTACTTCCTGCACATTGTTTTAATTACATCCGTTACAGGTTACTGCACTCTTTCAGTATATTTTCTCAATCAACAGTAGGTACCTTATGGCGGATGATGAACTCTTCCTCCTGCTCCAGGAAGAAGGCGTTGAACCTGTCCACCTCGTCATTGAGGAGCCGCATGAAAGCGGCCTCCGCCGCGGCACGGTGCGGCGAGGTGCCGGAGACGAGTCGGACGAGCACCTTGAGGCGCTTGTACGCCAGGAACTTGTCCCTCCACCCCGGGAGGCTCTCCTCCACCTGCTTCTTGAGCCTCTTCCCAAACTTCATCTCGCAACCTCGACTCCTGGCTTGGCTCGCAAAAATGCAAGCTCTCAGCTACTTTAATGGAGATACGATCGAGCTGTGGGGAGGCGCCCCATTGTTATGGCGTGCAGGAGGGGGTTGGTCAGTTTGGAATATTTGAAGCATATGCTGCCTGCCGTGGTTGGCATGGAGGGAAGCTGGGAACTGACTACATTATCCATATACAGTACTAGGATTTGTCCTTGTGAGAGGTAGCGTGGACTTTGGGTCAAAGCAACCAAGGAGAGAATTCTTTGGGGAAGGAGTAAAGCTCAGTCAAAAAGAGGATGCAGCTATAGGTAAGAAGAAGATATGCGGAGCATATTCCATTTCAGGAAGACTCGGGACAGACATGGAAATTTAAGCCTCTCGATCGAGTTTTCTCCTTCCTCTTTGAGCTCTGTTCAAGGAAGGTATTATTCCATGGTTCCCCGCAAAAAATGGTATTATTCCATTGGAATATGGGATCTTCGCAATTAATCTGGCTTTGTAATACTCTACTCTTGACAGGGCAGCATATATATAGCAGCTTCGGGATGTCATATTTCTGGCTCTTGCATCAAATTTTCGTAGCGTCTTCTTTCCCAGGCACAAATCTGGTTgtctttttttatatataataaATTAAAAACATTATCTCTGGAGAGAGGATCCTCACCCGAATGCATTACTCAAATGCCATCAAGGCGAGTTGTTACAAGAGTGCTAGTGTGCGAGGAAATGTATTGCCGCCAAGGCATAGCGGCATCCTTTAGGTTGGGCTTCAGGATACTGGGCTTGTTTGGTACTCAGCCTAAGGTTGTCACGCCTAATTTTAGTCATGTCACAACAACTTAGACATATGTTTGGTTCATTGCCACACTTATGGCTTGCCACATTTTTCTATTTATATGGTCCACATGTCACATGTTTAGCtttttgccaaatcttgccacatttGTGGTGGCcgttttgttagccacactttttgtggcagccacactttgcctaagattagttgtggcaaagttagtcatgaaccaaacaggccctagTAGTGTGGTAATAGAGCCATAATGTTGTTCAGATCATACCTTggtaatatttttcaaatacttgttcaatttttttgaaagggataagtatatttttcgtcctcgaGCTCTGGCGATAGTATAAAAATCGTCCCTCAACTCCGAAACCACTAAAACTCGGTCCCTCAACTATTTAAACCGGATATTTTTCGTCCCTCGCGACGCTTAAAGTGGTTTTGCTATGACGTGGACCCGATTTTGACTAAAACCGTTCACGTGGCTTGGTTTTGACTGAAAATGTGAAAATGTGACAGTAAATGTGCAGTCTAGTTCATCATTTACAGTAAATGCGACAATAAATGTGCAGTAATATTCTGGATGTCTGCTTCAAGTTCAAATGTGACAGTAAATGTGCAGTCTAGTTTATCATTTACAGTCAATGTTACATCTGGTGCTGCAAGTTCTCAAGTTGGAGGAAATAAAAGAGCAAAAAAAGTCCCAGCAAAACTACTGGACCAGTATATCTGTACTCATGTTTGTGGTTATCCCTTGTGGTTATGTCAGAATTCATgtctgtttttttagaaaaggaggatgcacccctggcctctgcatctggacgatgcatacggccactttattaattattaagcacaaaagaccttacaaagtagtacatcagtaagcctgaagtcaccatctaggcaacatctgtcgctactcctacccCCTTGATGCAGTGGTGCCGAATGTCCgaacctaataccaaacagacatcgcaccaaatccTAACATCTAATGCCGGATGCCCCATCCTAGCCACATACTGGGACCGGGTCACACGCCGGTCCGGCACACTCACCGAGGCTGCCGCCGCcttcttccaccgatccatctccagagcaggtactgacgcacagaacttgccag is from Triticum aestivum cultivar Chinese Spring unplaced genomic scaffold, IWGSC CS RefSeq v2.1 scaffold9671, whole genome shotgun sequence and encodes:
- the LOC123172823 gene encoding SPX domain-containing protein 3; protein product: MKFGKRLKKQVEESLPGWRDKFLAYKRLKVLVRLVSGTSPHRAAAEAAFMRLLNDEVDRFNAFFLEQEEEFIIRHKEVRETVKAVAGEEPSEAERAAQMRKVRREIVDLHGEMVLLLNYSAVNYTGLAKILKKHDKRTGRLLRLPFIEEVLKQPFYTTELMSRIVRECEETMEVVFASDNSGDRWTRKCCTDTDMAPTATEQGILRNTVAALVAMRELRSGSSTYGHFSLPPLAKQTEHGLLLSIQVADLVQSEAHGIVRVV